In Meriones unguiculatus strain TT.TT164.6M chromosome 17, Bangor_MerUng_6.1, whole genome shotgun sequence, a single window of DNA contains:
- the LOC110543908 gene encoding olfactory receptor 5H19 yields the protein MEKENTTQLTEFVLTGLIHQPLWEIPLFLVFLAVYLITIVGNVGLITLIWTDPHLHIPMYLFLGSLAFVDTSISSTVVPKMLRDLFAKSKLISLSECMTQFFLFNISATTECFLLAAMAYDRYVAICKPLLYPVVMTNSLCVCLIVLSFVGGIIHALIHEGFLLRLTFCNSNMIHHFYCDIISLLKIACTDTSLNYLIVFIFSGSIQVFTISTILVSYTIILFTILKKKSAKGIKKAFSTCGAHLLSVSLYYGPLLFMYVHPASSEVDDQDMIDSLFYTVIIPVLNPIIYSLRNKQVIDSLAKLLKRNV from the coding sequence ATGGAAAAGGAGAACACAACACAGCTGACGGAGTTTGTTCTCACAGGTCTCATTCATCAGCCACTGTGGGAAATCCCTCTGTTCCTGGTCTTCTTGGCGGTCTATCTCATCACCATTGTGGGAAACGTTGGTCTGATCACTCTCATCTGGACTGACCCTCACCTTCACATCCCCATGTACCTGTTCCTCGGAAGTTTAGCTTTTGTAGATACATCTATATCTTCCACAGTGGTTCCAAAGATGCTGCGTGACCTCTTTGCTAAGAGCAAGCTGATCTCTCTATCTGAATGTAtgacacaattttttttatttaatatcagTGCCACCACAGAATGTTTCCTCTTGGCAGCAATGGCCTATGatcgctatgtggccatctgtaaaCCTTTACTCTACCCAGTGGTTATGACCAAtagtctgtgtgtttgtctgatAGTCTTGTCCTTTGTAGGTGGGATTATTCATGCTTTAATTCATGAAGGTTTTTTATTGAGATTAACCTTCTGTAATTCCAACATGATACATCACTTTTATTGTGACATTATATCACTGTTAAAGATTGCCTGTACTGACACTTCTCTGAATTacctaattgtttttattttttctggctcGATCCAGGTTTTCACTATTTCAACCATCCTTGTCTCTTACACTATTATTCTGTTtacaatattaaaaaagaaatctgccaAAGGTATAAAGAAAGCCTTCTCTACCTGTGGAGCTCATCTTTTATCAGTGTCTCTATACTATGGTCCTCTTCTCTTCATGTATGTGCACCCGGCATCTTCAGAAGTAGATGATCAAGATATGATAGACTCTCTGTTTTACACTGTCATAATTCCTGTGTTAAATCCAATTATTTACAGTTTGAGAAATAAGCAAGTCATAGATTCATTGGCAAAATTATTAAAGAGAAatgtttag